The DNA segment TcttgtaaataataataataatagatttaataaaaaaataatccaaaTTCCAAACTAATTTTTTGGTTTGATTTACAATTTGATCTAATTTCTACTCATCCTTAGTAAATAGCTCTACCATAATCCGGTACTCATATTTaatataacacaaaaactcctgtgagacggtttcacaggtcaattttgtgaaacggctATTCTATATGGGTTacccacgaaaaaatattactttttatgttaaatatattaatttttattgtaaatatgaacataattgattcgtctcacgaataaagatccgtgagaccctGTCATGAAAGTCTTACTCTTAATATAAATAGTAAATAGCTCTACCATAATCCGGTAcccatatttaataatatttatattaatttctaGCATAATCTCATCACCTctaaaacaacaaaacaaataaatcattaaagaaaaaagtaaaaataaaataagttttattaaaaatttaaaacaatttaatcaaattaaataaaaataagaaattacTTAAAAGAATATTTGATTCACATGCAAATCTACTATACATTAACAATATTTAATATGCTAAAACACATTATATTGTACTAGTTTCTCTGATATACATAGTCTTCATTGCAATTTTAACTAGTAATTCGAGAATATAGAGTTTGTCTCCAAATTGTAACGATTTTGACCAtgaattgtttatattttttggaacaaaatatttcttcgaatttaaaaaattaaggcATGGATCAAATATAATCTATGCAAGTAATTTAGATTTATAAAACTAAAATTGTTACGTTTAAAATTCGAGAGTAGATTTATTGTTTCGATTCTGATTTAATTTGACTGCTAGAACCAAACTGTAATCAgattgtatatatttaatatgaaattaaaGCTAGTTTACCAAATCAGAAGAAAATTATGCCCCTTTTTTAGAAGCTTTTGAAAAGTCACTGGTTTGAAATGGTACCAGCTTTGTGAAAGGGTTCACATACGCatgtaatattataatatatgcacaataaattaatttaatataaagttgaagtattttttaaaattttataaatgacTGATGCTATTAATAattaggaaaaataaattttttggttcGGTAACttgttaaattttaagttttggttaattaagttttcaaattttgattttggtacattaattttttatttcagttgtatattttttttctaactgCTGATGCGACACGGGAAAATACTTGATTATAATTTAGAATTCTCATGTGGTATAAACACTCGAACCAATTCCAACACGcacaaataatattatatacatacgTGTAATGTGTGCATGAGTCATGAAGAAATAAAAGCTTCTAATCTGAATggaactatatatatatatatttaatttaattaaaaaaattgttaagtATGACCTGTTCGAAGTTCTTTCCCCAGAACTCTTTTGACTTCAACCAACGTTTTTCGTAaagtttcaaataaattttgattgtaCTCATACAACTGTCCCGACTAAATTACATCAATTTAAgatctaaaaaaaaaagttttacatTTACTAAAATTCTCAAATATGAGGTTAAAAACTTAATTGTTTTCCTTTATCCGATAATTTACTCTTACACAGCCTGGACAAgtactttcaaattttttagttaTAGAACGCGTCTTTATCTTGCTGAACATGTTTTGATGTACTGTCTTATACATAATCTTCTTGGCCACGTTGTCAATGTTAGCTTTCTTCTTGTCCTCTGTCGTCGACGTCATTCTTGGCTTTTCAAGAATCTAAGGAGCTCGGTTTAATTTGAAATGGTAGCAGCAGACAGAGTAGTCTTAACACATGCATGTGATCAACATGCGCAGACATCCATCGAGATATCCTATAAGGAACTAAAAAACCAACTAGACAACTTAACAGTCATCAATTATTTGCTATCACTTAAACTCAAGATAATTTTAACTCTTAACATGTTCATTTTTATATCACTACAACAAACATGACTTGTCGCAGCGCGCAAATAGGctttccgcagcgtgcattGCACGATGCACAGTTAAAAAGTGTTGAAAGTCATAGGTATTGATAGCAGACAATGCTTACTACGAATAACGGTATTGACAGCGTACACCGCACGTCGTGTATAGAAGAATTGACAGCGCGCCCCGCACATCGTGGATACGAGAATCGACAGCACGCGCCGCACGCTGCGAATAATGGTATCTACAGCTCGCATTACACGTCATGGATACAAGCATCGACGGCGTGCACCGCACGTCGCGGATACAAAAATCGACAGCGCGCACCGCACGTCGTGGATAAGAACATCAACGGCGTATGTTTGCACGtcattaaaagaaaatttgtacaaaaaaattcaatttcattCACAGAAACGAGAAAtcaagtttttataataaatttagttCAAATTTAAGTATAATccacacaaaaaaattaataaaagtcATTCTGTTTAATCATATATATCAAAACAGAAAGTCTCAATATACAAAATCTGTCACAAAATAGCTAGAACATAACAATGATTAAATTTTCAATCTACAAAAATCTATATAATCTATATCAGTCACAACATGCATCACTCTTAATAATGCAATATACATAGGAAAATCTCACCTCTGATTTTATTCATTTGACCTATATTACCTAATCATTATAAAAAGTTAAAGAGACTTAGTGTGTAGAACTTTTACGTGGTCATCTTTCAAAAGTTGATTTGCCATGCAAAGAAGTCCAAAAGTACggtgattaaaaagaaaaagaaaaagaaaaacgttCGGTAACCTACCTCTCCAATAACTGAAGAATTATTTTTACATGtataattcaaatttattttccgACAAATACTCTCAAAAAATTCTGAATTGGTTTTATAAATTGATCCACACATACTTTTGGTTCTCGGATTTATGATCAATCATAAGTTAATCTTACTTATAATCTGATTTTCGTCAAAGTGTTGATGCTGAATCGAATATTACTGACATGATAAATGAATGTATGTGCAATACAATTCGCCGTGCGCTTCACAAGGAAAATCTTCGAGATTTTGTGAAATGTCATTTTGCATCTATTAATCTCAATCCAACAGTAGATGAAATCTAGATagaatgatattttattttagaaaatatggTTGTTAACTACTTTTCCTTCCctggaaaaattaatttagcGTCTCTTGATCTCATCacaatttattaatttcttttttcaaatatattttaaggTTTGGTATTCTCTACTATATTAATCAGATGGTTGTGATCCATGTGGTTAAATACTTATAAAATTTCCGCAGCTTATACCATAGAAAGAACTCATTTAAAGAATAGGGAAAACAGTGAATTAATCATCTAAATTCTAAGTTGTCCCATTTTCTATTTCTGTCTGCTAACTTATCAATGTTGGATTTTAATCGCgtaactttgtttttttttttttttttactaattagTCATATTTCGCTAGAATACTGTTCATATGAGGTTAGACATATCAACGATTTTCTGATATCATGTTAGTATTTTCAGTATCACGTCAGTATTTTATGACGTCATGTCAGTGTTTGGGGGAAATAGGAATCAAAAACTAACAAAAGCTAAAACTTAATTTTGAGAAGTTATAGGACATGACAACTTATATGACGAATTCGAAAATTTTCCAATGTTCACTAATGTTTACTTTATTCTTCTATTTCCTTCGCAAATGTCTTTGCGCGTTGATGACTTTCACTTTATCTCATGTGAAATAGAACTATACAAATAAAGCAATAAATACCTGGAAGAAAAATTCAGAACGACACTTACAAAATCGTCTTTGGGAGAGAAAAATTTGGCCTATATCAATTTAAAAATGAAAGAGTATTCAAAGTTCAACCCACGACTAACCGTCTATAAATTCTTGAGCTTTCATCACCAGTATCTGCACCACAAACTTCCTTTCTTGTTTCAGCACCAAATTATATATAGCTAGTATATACCGAAAATATATTTCCAATGGCTTTAACTTcgatatttttcaagaatcatGGCATTAATTTGGCTCTAGTTTTGTTGATTCTGTTGAATATAGGAAACTCTTCAGCTCAACTTTCCGCAGAGTTTTACTCAAAATCTTGTCCACAGCTTTTCACTACTGTGAAATCTGTGGTACATAAGGCAATTCAAAGAGAAGCTCGAATGGGGGCTTCTCTTCTGCGCTTATTCTTCCACGATTGCTTCGTTAATGTAAAGTTCCCCACCACTTTATCATTACTTTTTACCGCAAAAGCTATCAATATATATCATTCTAAATTTCTTACCCGTGCTTTATATACATAGGTAGAAAATGATTTGTCTGGTCCTTTGACTTGTCCGTTATTGGGTTTTGGTCCAACTTACTAGACGATGATTTTGAGAACGAAGCCCATgtacttttaaatgaaaatttaaatataaatttgttgCCTAAACTAACAAAATCTTTTCATGTTTCTTGCCTCAATTAAATCTTTTTTATAATATGATTTCTAGAATGAAAAAATAGTCTTTTAGAACTAGGTGAAAAAGTGTTATTACAATATGCTTTTGACCTTCTTTCAGTCCATTGTTGAATATCCCACGTTGTGCAACACTCAATACAATCACTAAACTAACGTAGACTTAGAACACTTAACTCACACGGTATATATTTTGTCAGGGATGTGATGCGTCAGTCCTCCTCGACGACACATCGTCTTTCACAGGCGAGAAAAGGGCAGTTCCGAACCTGAATTCGGCCCGTGGATTCGATGTTGTGGACAAGATTAAGTCTGCACTGGAGAAAGTGTGCCCCGGTGTCGTCTCCTGTGCCGATGCCTTAGCCATTGCTGCACGTGACTCCGTTGTCATAGTGAGTATTATCATTGGCTTTTGCAATTCCATGCATGTTTTGAATGCGTGATctatttcaaattaattaatttgtattGCAGTTAGGAGGGCCTAATTGGCGGGTAAAACTAGGCAGAAGAGATGCAAGAACAGCAAGCCAAGCAGCTGCAAATAACAGCATTCCCCCTCCAACTTCGAATCTCAATTCCCTTATTTCAAGATTCAATGCTCTTGGCCTTTCTACCAAGGACATGGTTGCCCTATCAGGTTTGGTTTGTTGTTTTTTTCGACTAAAAAAATGCATGCAGAAGCTCATGTTCCTCCCCAAAAATTTGAGCTCTTAGAATGTCGCGTAATCAATAGTTTTATATTTAGTACACCCCGAACATGTATGCCGGAGCGAGGCCGAAGAACATATATCGGAAATTAATATTTGAGACATACGATATTATTATATTGAATGTTTGtagtaaaaaattatttgatgaaTACGTGAGATGAAGTCTTTTATTGTTAACCCAAATTTTCGTGGTAAGAATTTAATGTATGGAATAGTCTAATAGGCAACGGCCCGCCGGGGACCAATTAATTTTTGTGCAGGTTCTCACACAATTGGACAAGCAAGATGCACAAGTTTTCGAGCTCGAATATACAACGAAACCAACTTGGATAGGTCCCTAGCAAAAACAAGACAAGGGAACTGCCCCAGACAAAATGGTGTGGGAGACAACAATTTGGCACCATTGGATCAGACTCCGACAACCTTCGACAACAACTATTTCAACAGCCTTTTGAACCGTCGTGGCCTCCTCCACTCCGACCAACAGTTGTTTAACGGAGGGTCGACTGATTCGATTGTAAGAACGTACAGTAAGAACATGGCCGTCTTCAAGTCCGATTTTGTGGTTGCGATGATCAAGATGGGTGACATTAGGCCCTTGACTGGATCCAGTGGTGAAATAAGGAAGAATTGCAGAAGGCTCAATTAGACTGATTCACCATAGGGTTTTAAAATCTTGTGGTTTTTATAAAGTTGCATCTTTTGATTTCGAATCATACTAGGTGTTTTCCAAgtcttttttctctttttttttttggtttggttGCTTGATTTGTGTGGTTCGAGTTTGTGACAACACTAATTCGGTCTACATTTGAATTTTATGTACTTGTACTTCACCGTGTGCTCGCGCAGGTGCTAAACAATGGtaattttggacaataaaaTAAGGTTTCTAACTTTTGTgcggaaaataatttttttggtcaaCTAACTTtgcaaaatttgatttttgtacactaattttgaattttttcggttttaaatCTTATTTCGTTTGAGTGCTACGTGGCATcggaaaatttgaaaaatatgcaaattagCGTAGACGTACAGTAAATTGACCTACATTAATATGACAAAATGGATGCaaattacaagaaaaaatttgtaattttctcaTGCACAATTTCAGTCTGTTTAAAATAGCTCTAGCATAGAACTTAAATATTTGGTCAATTGTTTGTGAAGTTACAGTATGTTATAAGTGTTAAGTCAACAAATTTGAATATAGGTGATATCTTACATGAATTATGAGAATTATTGGTTTATTCTACGGAGTTCCAATTGATAATTGTAAAAGAAATCGTAACATATTTTTCttacatttatatattataCCTGAAGATCAAAACATCTCTTGAAGttaatatgttttatatgcataatccgaaacaaattttattcaccaacttatatgtttttttttatttttggtcttgttatCGACTACAAGAAAGATTCAAAAACATGAGATATGGGGACTAATCAaaagtaaataatatatttagttgaaaatatttttgaactattattgttcattattaattattaaatatttaaatatcatGGCAAATTGTGGGAGTAAGATAAGTCAGATGCTACAATATAAAGCAATGTGGACGTTAGACCAAATCTGGTCACATCTCTATGCATATGCCAAGTTAGGTCATGTTTAAGTCAAAATACAGAAATCTAAAGTATATATAGTAAAATATTCTCATTAAAAATTAACtttaaaacattattaaatGTGGACATGTGGTATATATTTGAGGGGAAAAAACACAATTAATATTGGAAATTACATTTTTACTTCTTTAACTTGcaccttttttattttttgtcatgtTATTGATCAATTTATGCTCTTAGTCTAATATTTTGCTATTTTAATTCTTTTCCGCCGGAGCCTGACGTGGTAATCAGACACGTCAACAATATGACAAAATGGATGcaaattacaagaaaaaaaattgtaattttctcaCACACATTTCAGTTATATATCAACACTCTTttgaaaaaaactaaaattgaaaaaaaatggtACAAATTAGTGGACTAAAAACATGAATTTCCTAATAACAtgaaaaaaatgcaaaaaaataagaataaaaatgtaatttacatgataaaaaatgcaaaagaaaaaatgtaaaatacatgacaaaaatgtattttttaaattattaacatAAGTTGGtctatatatgtatttgttctTATAATTAGTCAATTTTTTGCACCATGaccaaaatttgaataattagGACTAAACCCAAATCTAGTAACagaataaattttagtttttcccCTATATCGTTAAGAGAACCAACGACATTTGAGAGTTTGGATTTCTTGcttttgacaaataaaaataacaataaaatttgctaattAATACAATAGGAAATGACACCAGgcattcataaaattttaaataaattagaaaaaatatattaacgGATACAATTAAAATCTTGAATACATATAAGTTAAACATGACTAATGCCAATTTACTTATTCAATAAATTAGATAAACAAATTAAACATACTAACCAAAATAAGTAATATTTCCATCAGTTATGGTGCTAAAGTCAGCAGGGCTAGACGTAACGACGACTGTATTGTACATGGCCGGTGTGATCGGAATGGAGGGAGGAGTTGGTGGCAGTGGCGGTTGAGGTGTTGGTGGCGGCACAGCGATCGAGACGGTGTTTGATGACTGTGTTGCCACAATATGAGAATATGGAAGATTAATTATATTGTCATTGGTTTCACTATATTTGTATTTCAAAATCTCAGCCTTTACTGCGTTTAGTTCAGCTTGTAAAGCTTGAACTTGTTGCTGCAAGGCAGAAATGGCTCCCATGCAACCGTAGACTGGATCCCTTAGCCTTACATTGGCCTCGTAAACAAGACTATTGGCTGTGTCTGCTCTTTGATTTTCAGCTACTTCCTAGAACGacatagaaattaaattaaaataattaataaaccaCATGATTTTTGAGTAAATATTTCTAGATTATAATCGAATTAGTTGCTCAAAGATGACGGATTTCGCTCTCTCATCTCTTAACATCTAGTTAATTAGTCACAATTTGGTCTTTTTTTGCACATATAGTACACTTTTTTTCGACGAAAATCAGATTAATAAGCAAAAAACCAACTTATTATAGtaacaataaatttaaacttaattaGAGCGCAAAATTCCAATGTAGATCATTGACTTACGtgatgatttttgaaattttcggcTTTTCACGTGTATGATTACATAATTTTGAAGTGGAATAAAGAATTAAGGGTAAATAATACAGCCGGACTTATGTCTTCGGGATGCAAATCAATATAttggaaaatataatttttaatatgaaGAAAAATACACATAAAAATCAATCTTTTGTATTTAAATGAGCCTAATGCCTCTACCATGAATTCACAGTAAATTAAAGAAGTGAATTGATAAAACTTCAAATACAACTCGGGATTCTATTATAAGAAATAAGGGTAGTTAgtcattattttgaataaaaaaaatatttatagttattcgatgttttttttttaaaaaaattattaaatcttcCTAATTGAAAATACGATTAAATAATATCTTCACGTGTACATTTGTATTCTAGTCTTTTCATATAAcgtaatcaaatcaaataatttattaaaattaaagcttaacattttttttgagttgatatttATATTCCATTTTATGTTATCTACACTCCATTTCatgtataaaatatatgtcaaaTTTATTCACAAAGGAGTGTAAATTACAAGAAATACGGTGTAAATATCAACTCTTTTATTTAAGCCTAACAATTTAACTTCTACGCACTTTGTttttctaaataatttatttcattctCATTGACCAatatcctaaatttaatttatatctcCACCTTGCAAAAATGACAAGAACAAGCTATGCTAATTTAGGCATTCTTGAGAACTCAAACAAAAATTTCAAGGATACTCATACTATGCTAGAGCCATATTCTTGATATAAGAAAGAGTTCTTAGGGTTTACGGTTTACCATTAGCATCTTGGAAACATTGCTAGCTCCAAATACTTTGTGAACAGATGCAAACTTTTGAGGCTCATGTGGCGAAAAATATGGAGAAAAGGGACATTCTTGCGCGCAACGTCGTCTCAAAAGCTTGCAGGCAGCACAGGGCGTAACTGTGTTTAGGGTTCCGGCTGGTAGCCCTAGCATATGCCTCCTTCCTCCTCGTGTAGGAGGGAAGACATTGGTTTCTCTCTTTATCTTTTTCGCTATCTCCTCAAATATCTCCCTGCAAAAGGATTCGACACAAAATATTTCAGGAAGAAAAATACATGGAAGATGGTATATATTCACCAGATAAATCAAGATTGCAGTTCCAAATGGGGGGCGGATCAAGAATTGCTTGTAGGGGCAAGACGGTTTCGAGGGACAATTCAATGGATTTCGACAAAATAACTTGTGTTTTTTAAAAAGTCACACATAAAATCGTAATATATCCACCCAAAACCCACCATAGGTGTATAGACTAGTGAAGATGAAGAAATTAAAAGGATCAGTTTCTATTCCCACCAAGGATGAACTACGAAGATCAAGAAAATAAAAGGGTTGTTCGAATGTGTGAGTAGGTATAgcttaaaaccaaaaaaaaagaaaaagaatcatatatatttttgtagaaaattaaccaatggatatttgttttttaatatatCGAATCACCCCCTTTATCAGATTCCCGGGTGCTCATGCTAAAAACTTAAGAGTTTGGAGGTATTCAACGAATCTGTGTCCGTTGTTGCTTACCTTTCTCTTGACATTCAGGCATACTATCTGTTGATTGACCAAGTAAGAAAGTTTAAGAGAGAAAGAAGGAGAGATTTAAAGGTTGAAGAAAGAAATATAGAGGGTTAAGTTAGAAAAAAAGAGTGCTTAAAAGGCAAGAATATTACTAAGAATATGGTCCAAAGTTTCATCTTGGAAATTGGGGAAAAAATTATCAGAAGAGGATTCA comes from the Primulina huaijiensis isolate GDHJ02 chromosome 8, ASM1229523v2, whole genome shotgun sequence genome and includes:
- the LOC140982855 gene encoding peroxidase 4-like — protein: MALTSIFFKNHGINLALVLLILLNIGNSSAQLSAEFYSKSCPQLFTTVKSVVHKAIQREARMGASLLRLFFHDCFVNGCDASVLLDDTSSFTGEKRAVPNLNSARGFDVVDKIKSALEKVCPGVVSCADALAIAARDSVVILGGPNWRVKLGRRDARTASQAAANNSIPPPTSNLNSLISRFNALGLSTKDMVALSGSHTIGQARCTSFRARIYNETNLDRSLAKTRQGNCPRQNGVGDNNLAPLDQTPTTFDNNYFNSLLNRRGLLHSDQQLFNGGSTDSIVRTYSKNMAVFKSDFVVAMIKMGDIRPLTGSSGEIRKNCRRLN
- the LOC140982691 gene encoding LOB domain-containing protein 15, yielding MSREREIFEEIAKKIKRETNVFPPTRGGRRHMLGLPAGTLNTVTPCAACKLLRRRCAQECPFSPYFSPHEPQKFASVHKVFGASNVSKMLMEVAENQRADTANSLVYEANVRLRDPVYGCMGAISALQQQVQALQAELNAVKAEILKYKYSETNDNIINLPYSHIVATQSSNTVSIAVPPPTPQPPLPPTPPSIPITPAMYNTVVVTSSPADFSTITDGNITYFG